A genome region from Paradevosia shaoguanensis includes the following:
- a CDS encoding YitT family protein has protein sequence MDTPNAPSRHRIYEDVIAILFGTMLVSLGLTLYTKATLISGSTAGLALIIQYATGMGFGPLFFVINLPFFALAWLRMGWQFTLKSFISVALVSVLTTYTAQWLDLGTVNPYYAAIAGGAMLGMGVLALFRHRASVGGINILALYLQDNFGIRAGYFQLAVDLCILATAFFVVPFDRVLISMLGAACLNLFVAINHRPGRYVGFS, from the coding sequence ATCGACACGCCGAACGCACCATCACGCCATCGAATCTACGAAGACGTGATTGCGATCCTCTTCGGCACGATGCTGGTCTCGCTGGGGCTGACGCTCTACACCAAGGCGACGCTGATTTCCGGCAGTACGGCCGGTCTGGCGCTCATCATCCAATATGCGACGGGCATGGGCTTCGGGCCGCTGTTCTTCGTGATCAACCTGCCGTTCTTCGCGCTGGCCTGGCTGCGCATGGGCTGGCAGTTCACGCTGAAATCCTTCATCTCGGTGGCGCTGGTCTCGGTGCTCACCACCTATACCGCGCAATGGCTCGACCTCGGGACGGTCAACCCCTACTACGCGGCGATCGCGGGCGGAGCGATGCTGGGCATGGGCGTGCTGGCGCTTTTCCGGCACAGGGCGAGTGTTGGCGGCATCAATATCCTGGCGCTCTATCTCCAGGACAATTTCGGCATCCGCGCCGGCTACTTCCAGCTCGCAGTCGACCTCTGCATCCTGGCAACAGCCTTCTTCGTCGTGCCGTTCGACCGCGTACTGATCTCGATGCTGGGCGCGGCCTGCCTCAACCTTTTCGTGGCGATCAACCACCGGCCGGGGCGCTATGTCGGCTTCAGCTAG
- a CDS encoding DNA polymerase III subunit chi, which produces MPDVLFYHLENQPLEKVLPLLLEKTVERGWRAVVETSSRERAEALDGTLWTYRDDSFLPHGVAGDDMAPEQPVLIATGPENPNGANVRFFVDRAVPQNSAGYDRIVFIFSGHDPDAVVEARGAWRALSADAGNAVTYWQQDPAGRWVKKA; this is translated from the coding sequence ATGCCTGACGTCCTTTTTTACCACCTCGAAAACCAGCCGCTCGAAAAGGTGCTGCCGCTTCTGCTCGAGAAGACGGTTGAGCGCGGCTGGCGGGCGGTGGTCGAAACCAGCAGCCGCGAGCGCGCGGAGGCGCTGGACGGCACGCTCTGGACCTATCGGGATGACAGCTTCCTGCCGCATGGCGTGGCCGGTGACGACATGGCGCCCGAGCAGCCCGTGCTGATCGCCACCGGGCCGGAAAATCCCAACGGCGCCAATGTACGATTCTTCGTCGACCGCGCTGTACCGCAGAACTCGGCCGGTTATGATCGCATCGTCTTCATCTTCTCGGGGCATGATCCGGATGCCGTCGTCGAGGCGCGCGGCGCCTGGCGGGCGCTATCGGCCGATGCCGGCAACGCGGTGACGTACTGGCAGCAGGACCCTGCCGGACGCTGGGTCAAGAAAGCCTGA
- a CDS encoding leucyl aminopeptidase encodes MTQQLTIKTAALPPKATGTLVIYANEEAAPEGAGAQIWAATGLDWQATASAASFKGKQGQQLEIIAPKGVQAQRLLVLGAGKPDAAASATVWTDRGGSLAAKIAATRATEAAVVLDGADATPQAIAEVAAGLKLRHYKFDKYKSPKKDDENGEAKTLPVTFHVADEAAAKAAIANRGAVADGTIVARDLINEPANVLGTLEFAERAGKLAELGVEIEMLDEPAMRKLGMNSLLAVSQGSARPPRLVIMRWNGGKAGEAPVAFIGKGVVFDTGGISIKPAASMEDMKGDMGGAAAVTGLMHALAARKAKVNAVGVIGLVENMPSGTATRPGDIVKAMSGTTIEIINTDAEGRLVLADALWYTQDRFKPKFMINLATLTGAIVVALGQEYAGLFSNNDDLASRLYAAGLATNEKVWRMPLGPAYDKIIESRFADIKNTGGRPAGSITAAAFLQRFVNDVPWAHLDIAGAGMGVSPSETNTSWGPGFGVALLDRLVRDHYEG; translated from the coding sequence ATGACCCAGCAACTCACGATCAAGACCGCCGCCCTGCCGCCGAAAGCCACCGGGACGCTCGTTATCTATGCGAACGAGGAAGCGGCGCCCGAAGGTGCCGGCGCGCAGATCTGGGCGGCGACCGGACTCGATTGGCAGGCCACGGCTAGCGCCGCGAGCTTCAAGGGCAAGCAGGGTCAGCAACTCGAGATCATCGCGCCCAAGGGCGTCCAGGCTCAGCGCCTGCTGGTGCTGGGAGCAGGCAAGCCCGACGCGGCTGCCAGCGCTACCGTGTGGACGGATCGCGGCGGTTCGCTTGCGGCCAAGATCGCGGCAACCCGCGCGACGGAAGCGGCCGTGGTGCTCGATGGCGCCGACGCGACGCCGCAGGCGATCGCCGAGGTTGCGGCGGGGCTCAAGCTGCGCCACTACAAGTTCGACAAGTACAAGTCGCCCAAGAAGGATGACGAGAACGGCGAGGCGAAAACGCTGCCCGTGACCTTCCACGTTGCCGACGAAGCCGCGGCCAAGGCGGCGATCGCCAATCGCGGCGCGGTGGCTGACGGCACGATCGTTGCGCGCGACCTCATCAACGAGCCGGCCAACGTGCTCGGCACGCTCGAATTTGCCGAGCGCGCCGGCAAGCTTGCCGAGCTGGGCGTCGAGATCGAAATGCTCGACGAGCCGGCCATGCGCAAGCTGGGCATGAATTCGCTGCTCGCGGTGTCGCAGGGCTCGGCCCGTCCGCCGCGCCTCGTCATCATGCGCTGGAACGGCGGCAAGGCGGGCGAAGCCCCGGTAGCCTTCATCGGGAAGGGCGTGGTGTTCGACACCGGCGGCATCTCGATCAAGCCGGCCGCGAGCATGGAAGACATGAAGGGCGACATGGGCGGCGCCGCCGCCGTGACCGGCCTGATGCACGCGCTCGCCGCGCGCAAGGCCAAGGTGAATGCGGTGGGCGTCATCGGCCTCGTCGAGAACATGCCTTCCGGCACGGCGACGCGTCCGGGCGATATCGTCAAGGCCATGTCGGGCACGACCATCGAGATCATCAATACCGATGCCGAAGGCCGCCTCGTACTGGCCGACGCGCTCTGGTACACGCAGGACCGCTTCAAGCCGAAGTTCATGATCAACCTGGCGACGCTGACCGGCGCCATTGTCGTGGCGCTTGGCCAGGAATATGCCGGCCTCTTCTCGAACAATGACGATTTGGCGAGCCGCCTCTACGCCGCCGGCCTCGCCACCAACGAGAAGGTGTGGCGCATGCCGCTTGGGCCGGCCTACGACAAGATCATCGAAAGCCGCTTCGCCGACATCAAGAATACCGGCGGCCGTCCGGCTGGCTCGATCACTGCTGCGGCGTTCCTGCAGCGCTTCGTCAACGACGTGCCGTGGGCGCATCTCGATATCGCGGGTGCCGGTATGGGCGTGTCGCCCAGCGAGACCAACACGAGCTGGGGCCCGGGCTTCGGCGTGGCGCTGCTCGACCGGCTGGTGCGCGACCATTACGAGGGCTGA